In Drosophila subpulchrella strain 33 F10 #4 breed RU33 chromosome X, RU_Dsub_v1.1 Primary Assembly, whole genome shotgun sequence, the DNA window aaagctgctgctgctgctgccacaGTTGCTTTTGCTGCCAATTAACTTGCTAAAGAGTTGCAATCCTAGCCCGGGTTGCATTGAAAACGTCACAGCCATGTCGTCTTGTTTTGGCACTTGCCTCGCCGCAATTAGTAATcaattaaaaagtatttaaattgCAACAGCTAAGTGACTGTTACCTGGCTTCCTCCTGGCTAATGGTATCACTGGCCATTTGGGAGCGCTTCTGGGAAGATACGATGGCACTTCCGGACACTAAAACCGaaattaaaatggaaatggaaacaGGGGATTACACCATCTAATCATTAAATAGGtgatttcataatatttttccTACGCCTAAGAACTGAATCGGAAAAGATGCATCATCTATGAAAAGTTCCAATTATAAAAGTTGGGCAATTATCAGCGGGAGTGATTGAACTTGTCCAGGGCTAAACATCGATTGATTGCGGTGAAACGATCCCCGCTGCTTTTTCGAGTGTAATTAGCTTATTAAGTTCttattcgttttttttttttttggcaatgtGAAGGACTGTGTGCCGAAACCCAAATTGTAAGCCTCTAGTTATGCATAAAAACTGTGCCTTTGTCTTGACCAATTAAAACTTTAGCGATAGGCAAcaacataaatattattataattatcaacTGAAGCTGAACCGGCCGAAGCTAACTAATTTTTGTTTGAACAACTGCTGCTAAACGGAGTTCTAAGTGGGGTGGTgtagttttttatttgttctttttgtttttattttggtgCTTTTGATGGAAATACCAGCTGGATGGGTAGGTTTTAGCCAAGCTAAACGACCGACCTTGTGTTTCTGGCCACGCTCTGCTTCCTCGAGTTTTGACGACACGCCGTCCAGAAAGTGCACTGCACATACAGAAAAAATATGAGTTACCAATATTGTCGATTTAGCAAGTTTTCAAACTGAACAAGAAGAGCGAGGGGCTTTTTTACccctaaaaatatataaacaataTCAATATCTATTTGATCTGCAAATTTCCAACGCATTTTGGCCAACTTTTCAGATCGGAAATGAGTTTGGCCCACAATAACCAAGAAGTCGAGAGTTCCGCCTTGCCTTTTCGATTGCCTTTTTTGGGGGCgattacgcatacgccccgGTGTCAAGGCTAACAATGATTTGCTCTAAAAAATGTACGCAAAGCAGCAATGAATGTACTTCTAGCATTGAATTCAATTGGATAgcagaaacaggaaaaaaggGGGTATGTCTGGTGTGGTCGAAGCGGGCAGTACTCTTTATTatagaattaattaaaatccatactttataaacgaaatgaaacaaaatacattaccatattttaaaaaatattcgtttttcatattttaaaattcggGATGGTACACATTTTTCATCACAAGTATTAAACCCTTCAAAAGGGTATGAAAAACAATACGAAATAATTCGCCAGTTGGTTTCCAAAATAATCAAATACCCGAGTGACTTAGTGACCCACCACTCCCCGTTTATACTTTTGGCTTGTTGGCCCTCTGCCCACAAGGCTAAAAACGGTTTCGATTCCGTTAGCGATACTGCCAGCAATGCATCCATCCATCAATCAATCAATGCTAACATTTCACTTTGCGATCGATTCGGATTGAAtcaaagcaaacaaattgaGCCACAAAGCACGGGCCAAAATCGCCAGTCATTTCTCAAGTTCCGATCGGAACCGGTTCGCTGTGGGCTAACTATACGGTTATAGAATGGATCCCATGGGGTTTCCAAATCGTTAATCCAACACCTTGTACCACCTGCTATTTCATTTTGATCAAGTTTACCTGATCACGCTGGGCAAAACTTTAGTTCAAAAGCTATTGCAAAGCAAAATGGTAAGTGTCTTTGGCTTCACCATAAAAGCTTAGGAGTGAATGGGTTGTGTATGGAAATGAATGGAAAGGTAAATATCTGGTAAAATGTATAAGTTACTGTAAAATGTAGCAAAGTTTATCTGGTATAAATAAGACTTATTTTCCAAGAAAGCTTACaaaaatggtttaaaaatatatatttattctacATCTGAGTacttaaacaaaaaatatatttttacaatTAAGTTAGGATATCTATAGTTTAGTTGTACCACCAAGGAGAAGGAGCGGGTGTATAGTTGTTCACATTGAGGTAATCAGGATTGCCTTGAATTACGGTTATCGACGAGGGCACAGCCCAAGCTCGACTCCCACTCTTCTCAGGACCTTCGGGATCTGGCAAAATCCTCCTTCGATTCCATCTCAATCTTTTGCTGTTTGGCCGCTGTTTAATTGTATCCGAATTGGggactttaatattttcctgTACCCGCTGACGTTCGACCTCATTTATGGCGTCCAAAATAAGATTCAACTGTTCATCGCCTTTCTCCAAAAGGTTTTGGGTACTTTGTTTTTCACTTTTAACTCCGTTTGAGAGGATAGTCActgcgacaacaacaacaaaaataatcCACTGACTCGACATAGTGCTGAACTCGATCTAAAGTGTTCTCAAAGAATAATACACATATTTATACTCCACATGAGTAGCCAACTAACAGATAAACAGATAAGCTACATCTGTTGATATTGCATCGATTATTCTTGACATCGTTCGGTTCTGTTTGTAGAAGCCCAACGTCTTACTTAATGCTGGGTAAATGTTTGGCCAACATACAGAACCAGAGATTAAAGATATAATAGGTAGAGCTCTCGCAATCAAGGTTAAGTTCAATATTTTAGGGTTAAGATATGATTTCAGTAAGAATCTAAAGAtcattttgtatatattttattatatataatatatattataaacaCTCCTGAAGCATTGCAGTAAAGCAGACTTATCAGCTGATAAAGAGCTTACCTAAGATCAGAATCCCAAATATGTATCCACCTTATCGCAACATAAACAACAAAATGCCACTAaataaattttcatgtttttcCTTTCGTTTTTATTCAATATAATTAAAAGTCGTTTTTGTTCATAATTGTAtctcagaaaaaaaatataataataattgtatctGCTATGCACGCGTCGATTGGGATGCGTGATCAAAGGAAAAAGGATTGGGGCAAGGTCGGGGTATAcaaatagatatatatatatatcgtagagaatatatatattagggCACAGTGTTGTTCTTTTCAGGGGTTTTGTGCTTAGTGGTCTACGAGTGGCTTGGATCTCCTCGTTTTTTGGGCTCGCTCCATGTTTTCGGTTTTGGTGACTTTTTCTCTTGGCGCAAGGAGGGATCTTACTTACATAGTATATCCGCATTTATCAGTAGTTTAATTAGTGTAATATGTGTACAAAGCTAACGAGTCCTTGGGAGGAGGAGTACGAGGA includes these proteins:
- the LOC119557527 gene encoding uncharacterized protein LOC119557527; protein product: MSSQWIIFVVVVAVTILSNGVKSEKQSTQNLLEKGDEQLNLILDAINEVERQRVQENIKVPNSDTIKQRPNSKRLRWNRRRILPDPEGPEKSGSRAWAVPSSITVIQGNPDYLNVNNYTPAPSPWWYN